GGGGGGAGGACTCGCGTTTTATGGCCTCAGCTACACGATGCTGATTTCGGCATTGGCTCGCGAGGGGGTAGTGGCCGAGGCGAAGGTTCTAGGTCATGAGCAAGGACAATACTCCCGACGCAGCTCCCACTACAGTCTCACGGTGGAGTTCACTCCAGCCCAGGGCCCGGTGGTCACGAAGACTCTGGACGTCGATGGATCGACGTATCGGCCGGCCGTGGAGACGGGGCGAGTTCAGATGCGCTACCTTCC
This genomic stretch from Verrucomicrobiales bacterium harbors:
- a CDS encoding DUF3592 domain-containing protein encodes the protein MATNIKAALTGCFLLLVGGGLAFYGLSYTMLISALAREGVVAEAKVLGHEQGQYSRRSSHYSLTVEFTPAQGPVVTKTLDVDGSTYRPAVETGRVQMRYLPNDPERCMAGDMAILPFQIIGGLGCVMVLLAPLGWWLTRREAVAREANRHARPEASPELVEK